One Ahaetulla prasina isolate Xishuangbanna chromosome 1, ASM2864084v1, whole genome shotgun sequence DNA window includes the following coding sequences:
- the CHRM3 gene encoding muscarinic acetylcholine receptor M3, protein MIPSSNSTIPSLLLNVSTFWIRDSQRKGLPNDAPLFTSTYGPSRANESFLFTTIGMTNVSRAPPDPLGGHAIWQVVLIVFLTGILALVTIIGNILVIVAFKVNKQLKTVNNYFLLSLACADLIIGIISMNLFTTYIIMDRWALGNLACDLWLCIDYVASNASVMNLLVISFDRYFSITRPLTYRAKRTTRRAAVMIGLAWVISFILWAPAILLWQYFVGERTVEEGECYIQFLNQPVLTFGTAIAAFYLPVTIMSILYWRIYKETEKRTKELAGLQASGSEAEAACFVNQTGSSRSCSSYELQQQNTKRTKRRKYGGCNFWMTSKSWKPSSDQVDQEHSSSDSWNNNDGNASHENSASSDEDDIASDTRAIYSIVLKLPGHNTILNSAKLPSSEDLPGSEDELQKLDTESKDQKPKRLHPQKSTDDENLQKCFPKLPVQQASAVYAGKASDCNSTGMKAPNALPLSFKEATLAKKFALKTRSQITKRKRMSLIKEKKAAQTLSAILFAFIITWTPYNIMVLVNTFCNCIPKTFWNLGYWLCYINSTVNPMCYALCNKTFRTTFKMLLLCQCDKRKRRRQQYQQRPSVIFHKRIPRETS, encoded by the coding sequence ATGATCCCGTCTAGCAACAGCACAATCCCTTCGTTACTTCTAAATGTGAGCACCTTCTGGATTCGAGACTCCCAAAGAAAAGGACTTCCCAATGATGCTCCATTGTTTACTAGCACCTATGGCCCCTCCCGTGCCAACGAGAGCTTTCTCTTCACTACCATAGGCATGACCAATGTGTCCCGTGCTCCTCCTGATCCTCTGGGAGGCCATGCTATCTGGCAAGTTGTCCTGATTGTTTTCCTCACCGGCATCCTGGCCCTTGTCACCATCATTGGAAACATCTTGGTGATCGTGGCGTTTAAGGTCAACAAGCAGCTAAAAACAGTTAACAACTACTTTTTGTTGAGTCTTGCTTGTGCAGACCTAATCATTGGTATTATTTCCATGAACCTTTTCACCACATATATTATCATGGACCGCTGGGCTTTGGGAAACTTGGCCTGTGATTTATGGCTTTGCATCGACTATGTGGCAAGCAATGCTTCTGTCATGAATCTGCTGGTCATCAGTTTTGACAGATATTTTTCCATCACGAGGCCACTTACCTATAGAGCTAAACGAACAACCAGAAGGGCTGCAGTGATGATTGGCTTAGCCTGGGTCATCTCGTTCATCCTTTGGGCTCCTGCTATTCTCCTCTGGCAATACTTTGTTGGGGAGCGGACTGTCGAAGAAGGTGAATGTTATATCCAGTTCCTAAATCAACCTGTCCTCACTTTTGGCACTGCCATAGCTGCCTTTTATTTGCCAGTTACTATTATGAGTATCTTGTACTGGAGGATATACAAGGAGACAGAGAAACGTACCAAAGAGTTAGCAGGACTCCAGGCTTCTGGGAGCGAAGCTGAGGCAGCATGCTTTGTCAACCAAACAGGAAGTTCTAGAAGTTGCAGCAGTTATGAACTGCAGCAGCAGAACACAAAACGTACCAAACGAAGAAAATATGGGGGCTGCAACTTCTGGATGACATCCAAGAGCTGGAAACCTAGTTCAGATCAGGTGGATCAGGAGCATAGCAGCAGTGACAGCTGGAACAACAATGATGGCAACGCATCCCATGAGAACTCCGCCTCTTCTGATGAAGATGACATTGCCTCGGACACGCGAGCCATCTACTCCATTGTACTAAAGCTTCCAGGACATAATACAATTCTCAATTCTGCAAAACTGCCTTCATCAGAAGATCTGCCTGGGTCAGAAGACGAACTGCAGAAGTTGGACACAGAGTCAAAGGATCAGAAACCAAAAAGGCTTCATCCACAAAAGAGCACGGATGATGAGAATTTACAGAAATGCTTTCCCAAGCTTCCAGTTCAACAAGCATCTGCAGTATATGCAGGAAAGGCTTCAGACTGCAATTCCACAGGGATGAAGGCACCTAATGCCTTACCTTTGTCATTCAAGGAAGCCACCCTGGCCAAGAAGTTCGCCTTGAAGACAAGAAGTCAGATCACCAAACGAAAGCGAATGTCACTTATCAAAGAAAAGAAAGCTGCACAGACACTTAGCGCCATTTTGTTTGCCTTCATTATCACCTGGACCCCATATAATATCATGGTCCTGGTAAACACTTTTTGTAACTGTATCCCAAAAACATTTTGGAACCTGGGGTATTGGCTTTGCTACATCAATAGTACAGTGAACCCTATGTGCTATGCACTGTGTAATAAAACTTTCCGAACCACATTCAAGATGTTACTGCTCTGTCAGTGTGACAAACGTAAACGACGTAGGCAACAATATCAGCAGAGACCATCGGTCATTTTTCATAAGCGGATTCCACGGGAAACTTCatag